A region of Culicoides brevitarsis isolate CSIRO-B50_1 chromosome 1, AGI_CSIRO_Cbre_v1, whole genome shotgun sequence DNA encodes the following proteins:
- the LOC134838492 gene encoding NADH dehydrogenase [ubiquinone] 1 alpha subcomplex subunit 9, mitochondrial, with translation MASIIAANGLQVAKQSSNGLLGIVCVRAVPAMNYSQEPRPLKTTKLTSMRRGTGGRSSFNGVVATVFGCSGFLGRYVCNKLGKIGTQMILPYRGDHYDVLRLKVAGDLGQVLFHPYHLMDEKSIREAMKYSNVVINLVGREWETKNFKFEDVHVDGARRLARISREMGVERFIHVSALNASPHPQEIFMKGGSKFLKSKYEGELAVREAFPEATIFRPSDILGQEDRFLRYYAHIWRRQIRGMPMWKKGEATIKQPVYCSDLAQGIVNAMKDPETAGKVYQAVGPRRYVLGELVDWFYRVMRKDGEWGYVRYDMMFDPTFMMKVKATEMICPNEMIAHLHPERVEREYITDVVESGVPTLEDLGVNLTLLENVVEWELRPYRAYNYYDSELGEFNKPAPPPFIQ, from the exons ATGGCTTCCATTATTGCTGCAAATGGGCTCCAAGTAGCTA AACAATCGTCAAATGGCCTCCTCGGGATCGTTTGTGTTCGTGCCGTGCCCGCCATGAACTACTCACAAGAGCCTCGCCCGCTGAAAACGACGAAACTCACGTCGATGCGTCGCGGCACGGGCGGCAGATCGTCATTTAACGGGGTTGTAGCGACAGTTTTTGGGTGCAGCGGTTTCTTGGGACGCTACGTTTGCAACAAATTGGGCAAAATCGGGACACAAATGATTTTGCCGTATCGCGGAGATCATTACGACGTGCTCCGTTTGAAGGTTGCCGGCGATTTGGGACAAGTTCTCTTCCATCCGTACCATCTAATGGATGAAAAATCGATCCGCGAGGCGATGAAATATTCCAACGTCGTTATCAATCTCGTAGGTCGCGAATgggaaacgaaaaatttcaagtttgaaGATGTTCATGTTGATGGCGCTCGACGTTTAGCAAG aatttctcgTGAAATGGGTGTCGAAAGATTTATTCATGTCTCAGCATTGAACGCAAGTCCCCATCCTCaggaaattttcatgaaaggCGGAAGCAAATTCCTCAAGTCAAAATACGAAGGAGAACTTGCCGTTCGTGAGGCATTCCCCGAAGCGACAATTTTCCGCCCCTCCGACATTTTGGGACAAGAAGATCGTTTCTTGCGGTACTACGCTCACATCTGGCGTCGTCAAATACGTGGGATGCCCATGTGGAAAAAAGGCGAAGCAACTATCAAACAGCCCGTTTATTGCAGCGACTTGGCTCAAGGAATCGTCAATGCCATGAAAGATCCCGAAACAGCGGGAAAAGTCTATCAAGCTGTTGg acctcGTCGTTACGTTCTCGGCGAACTCGTCGATTGGTTCTATCGTGTCATGCGTAAAGACGGCGAATGGGGTTACGTGCGTTACGACATGATGTTCGATCCGACATTCATGATGAAAGTAAAAGCTACAGAAATGATTTGTCCAAATGAGATGATTGCTCATTTGCATCCCGAACGCGTCGAGAGAGAATATATCACGGATGTCGTCGAATCTGGCGTGCCAACGTTGGAAGATTTGGGTGTCAATCTCACGCTTTTGGAAAATGTTGTTGAATGGGAATTGAGACCTTATCGCGCTTACAACTATTACGACTCTGAATTAGGTGAATTTAACAAGCCAGCGCCGCCTCCATTCATTCAATAA
- the LOC134835981 gene encoding calpain-7-like codes for MSEADTFKLIKLALSFDENGMKKEAIKAYAEVVENILNLPEDLKAKHKHFAVDALERAEKLKQQVNPDWKSIPNDVHESPSRITAIPGHSGQSQSTDSSPVRQKPHLERSGSKQTYTEHEKKVLNYTSHINKKIYVPFMEIDVNEKFTFPLPFTDPTGHLLLADKQKRDFQCWARVSELSEDPQMICGDYPDFYSIKQTVVSDCSFVSSLAVASLYEKKFNKQILTSIIYPRNSKGKPVYNPSGKYSVKLHINGIPRKVVIDDYLPVGRHNQLLCSYSNNKHEFWVSLLEKAYMKVMGGYDFPGSNSNIDLHALTGWIPERISIKQNDADFNKTAVFDRLKIGLEQGRCLITVATGEMSPEAEARTGLVSTHAYALLDLKEVDGVQLILLKNPWSHLRWKGNYSELDVVHWTPEMQKRLNYDPKLASNYDNGIFWMDYASLLQFFDVFYVNWNPELFQYTYVIHQAWSAGIGPTKDAYNIGENPQFSLSVPAGMGSVWIQLTRHITTIEDFRENKEYITVLVYKTNGNRVYYPYEPEPFIDGIRINSPHYLCKIRLDPTSPRKYTLVVSQYEKTSTIYYTLRAFSRTKFDLKQLNDVFATKKELTGEWKGSTAGGCPNHPTTFKNNPLYKLTIGPKSESNLVIELRGPKVYQVGLELTIHSLEDSEITAPFITKSTGNYRSGFCVLDLHEIPAGVYHCRPSTFLPGQEGPFFITFKSTTNLTVAKVN; via the exons ATGAGCGAAGCAGACACTTTTAAACTGATAAAACTCGCTCTTTCCTTCGACGAGAATGGCATGAAGAAGGAAGCGATCAAAGCTTATGCCGAAGTCGTCGAAAACATCTTGAATTTGCCGGAAGACTTGAAAGCGAAGCACAAACATTTCGCCGTTGATGCACTCGAAAGAGCGGAAAAACTCAAACAACAAGTGAATCCCGATTGGAAATCCATCCCCAATGATGTTCATGAGTCTCCTTCACGAATTACAGCAATTCCCGGCCATTCAGGACAATCCCAAAGCA cTGACTCATCGCCCGTTCGGCAAAAACCTCACTTGGAACGATCTGGATCGAAGCAAACTTACACAGAACACGAGAAAAAAGTCCTCAATTACACGTCACACATCAACAAAAAGATTTACGTTCCTTTTATGGAGATCGAtgtcaatgaaaaattcacttttccgCTTCCCTTCACGGATCCAACGGGTCACTTGTTGCTCGCTGACAAACAAAAGAGAGATTTTCAGTGTTGGGCTCGCGTCAGTGAACTTTCCGAAGATCCTCAGATGATTTGTGGCGACTATCCGGATTTTTATAGCATTAAACAGACCGTTGTTTCGGATTGTAGTTTCGTCTCGAGTTTGGCAGTTGCGTCGTTGTACgagaaaaagttcaataaacaGATTTTGACGTCGATTATTTATCCGAGAAACTCGAAAGGGAAGCCCGTTTACAATCCGAGCGGGAAATATTCAGTAAAATTGCACATAAATGGGATTCCGAGGAAAGTTGTGATTGATGATTATTTGCCTGTGGGTCGACATAATCAACTGTTGTGCTCTTATTCGAATAATAAGCATGAGTTTTGGGTCTCGTTGTTGGAAAAAGCCTACATGAAAGTAATGGGAGGATACGATTTTCCGGGAAGTAATTCG aatattgACTTACACGCCTTAACTGGATGGATTCCCGAAAGAATTTCCATCAAGCAAAACGATGCGGATTTCAACAAAACTGCCGTCTTTGATCGCCTCAAAATCGGTTTAGAACAAGGAAGATGCCTGATTACAGTAGCGACGGGTGAAATGTCTCCAGAAGCTGAGGCTCGAACGGGTCTTGTCTCGACGCACGCCTATGCACTTTTGGATTTAAAAGAAGTcgat ggcGTTCAACtgattttactgaaaaatccATGGTCACATCTCCGATGGAAAGGAAATTATTCTGAGCTCGATGTCGTTCATTGGACTCCTGAAATGCAAAAACGCTTGAATTACGATCCGAAACTCGCTTCTAACTACGATAACGGCATTTTTTGGATGGATTATGCTTcgttattgcaatttttcgatgttttctaTGTAAATTGGAATCCCGAACTATTTCAATATACATATGTCATCCATCAAGCGTGGTCAGCAGGAATTGGGCCAACGAAAGATGCTTACAACATTGGAGAAAACCCACAATTTTCGTTAAGTGTGCCAGCTGGAATGGGCTCTGTTTGg aTTCAATTAACTCGTCACATCACAACGATCGAAGACTTTCGTGAGAATAAGGAATACATCACAGTGCTCGTTTACAAGACAAATGGCAATCGCGTTTACTATCCATACGAACCTGAGCCATTTATCGATGGAATTCGCATAAATTCGCCCCATTATTTGTGTAAAATCCGATTAGATCCAACGTCGCCGAGGAAATACACGCTCGTTGTGTCACAATATGAGAAAACGAGCACAATTTATTACACTTTGCGAGCTTTTAGTCGCACGAAATTCGATTTGAAGCAGCTAAACGACGtttttgccacaaaaaaagaacttacGGGTGAATGGAAAGGCTCAACAGCAGGCGGATGTCCCAATCATCCaacaactttcaaaaataatccGCTCTATAAACTCACAATTGGTCCGAAATCCGAAAGTAATCTCGTGATTGAGCTTCGAGGCCCGAAAGTGTATCAAGTTGGCTTGGAATTGACGATTCACTCGTTGGAAGATAGCGAAATAACGGCGCCTTTTATCACGAAATCAACGGGAAATTATCGCTCGGGGTTTTGTGTGCTCGATTTGCACGAAATTCCCGCGGGAGTTTATCATTGCCGTCCTTCGACTTTCTTGCCGGGTCAAGAAGGTccgttttttattacttttaagaGTACGACGAACCTAACTGTTGCTAAagtaaactaa
- the LOC134836871 gene encoding uncharacterized protein LOC134836871, with amino-acid sequence MYAEGYKYWLAYKKGNTKYFRCRRYKSNCSGRCVVENGQLRSSTPHSHPAEPDRALVDKFRKVLTQRAQKERTELYTIYWEEATQRHSDAAMIYSFTQAESCMRKARRKQPPTSCTTIRELSEILGSSSMFYISCGNDKENLFKTTIMLEDATCLIFMHHKTLEKLGKIEEIHVDHSIKSEPAPPNFNYSILTIHAVQQQQNYPIVFIVLTVKSHSIYSAIFAYLKEQIPLSPSNIFSNYDSDMISALSQTFPEATCRLYYFHYTSAVLHRMRLLKMLKQNKGYVTSAIKMLLVLPLLPANYIRNGLLAIKKWVVEKKIMTPQFENLCDFIEQQWLMRIGVSKISIFSLPHCVSNHIQTFNQELQHTLGLQNPMIWHMLESITHIARQTFTKVTKRSKQVLPGNKLPRGKGQLIQDTIIQSATQLWIKTAVHLRNPLQFLQVTSHCINDSLFAGVSMDEIGTKSNVISAPVTNAETSEDDLEAKNSTELPPLTYTIVNTDQLLSSMNNSQEFQATFSELSQITANPNATYRVQSLQQHATDNSQHVTSTEESNLFAIPATIEVQQPSTTTTTKPSSDPPPLAFYPKAFLRQNIKRSEPPPLIFFKDIKNS; translated from the exons ATGTACGCGGAGGGTTACAAATATTGGCTTGCATACAAAAAAGGGAATACAAA ATATTTTCGATGTCGTCGCTACAAATCGAATTGCTCAGGGCGTTGCGTCGTCGAAAATGGTCAATTACGAAGTTCGACGCCTCATAGTCATCCCGCGGAGCCAGATCGCGCTTTAGTTGATAAATTTCGCAAAGTTTTGACGCAACGGGCGCAAAAAGAACGCACCGAATTGTACACAATTTATTGGGAGGAGGCGACTCAACGACATTCTGATGCTGCGATGATCTATTCTTTCACACAAGCGGAAAGTTGCATGCGAAAAGCGCGAAGAAAACAGCCGCCGACGAGTTGTACGACGATTCGCGAGTTGTCGGAAATCCTCGGATCGTCAAGTATGTTTTATATAAGCTGCGGAAATgacaaggaaaatttatttaagacgACAATCATGCTCGAAGACGCTACTTGCCTCATTTTCATGCATCACAAAACGTTGGAGAAACTCGGCAAGATCGAGGAGATTCATGTTGATCATTCAATCAAATCGGAACCAGCTCCGCCGAACTTTAATTATTCCATTTTGACGATTCATGCGGTGCAGCAACAGCAAAATTATCCCATCGTGTTCATTGTTTTGACTGTCAAGTCGCATTCAATCTATTCCGCGATTTTTGCCTACCTGAAGGAGCAAATCCCGTTGTCGCCGAGCAATATTTTCAGCAATTACGACAGCGATATGATCTCGGCGTTGTCCCAAACGTTCCCCGAAGCTACTTGTCGCTTGTATTACTTCCATTACACGAGCGCCGTACTTCATCGGATGCGACTTTTGAAGATGCTGAAACAAAATAAGGGTTATGTGACGTCGGCGATTAAGATGTTGCTCGTTTTGCCGTTGCTGCCGGCGAATTACATCAGAAACGGACTATTGGCGATCAAAAAATGGGTTGTcgagaagaaaattatgacGCCCCAGTTTGAGAATTTGTGTGATTTCATCGAGCAACAATGGCTGATGCGGATTGGCGTGtcgaaaatctcaattttttcgctTCCGCATTGCGTTTCGAACCACATTCAGACTTTTAATCAGGAATTGCAACATACTTTGGGCTTGCAGAACCCCATGATATGGCATATGTTGGAATCGATCACGCATATTGCGCGTCAAACCTTCACAAAAGTCACGAAACGCAGCAAACAAGTGTTGCCGGGTAACAAATTGCCTCGCGGCAAGGGACAATTGATACAAGACACGATAATTCAGAGTGCGACGCAACTTTGGATCAAAACGGCGGTTCATTTGAGAAATCCTTTGCAGTTTTTGCAAGTTACAAGTCATTGTATCAACGATTCCTTGTTCGCGGGAGTCTCCATGGATGAGATCGGGACCAAAAGTAACGTCATTTCTGCTCCCGTGACAAATGCTGAGACGTCAGAAGATGATTTGGAAGCGAAAAATAGCACAGAACTCCCTCCCTTGACTTACACAATCGTCAATACGGACCAATTACTGTCGTCGATGAACAATTCGCAAGAGTTTCAAGCGACTTTTAGTGAATTGTCGCAAATTACGGCGAATCCCAATGCCACATATCGCGTTCAGTCGTTACAACAACACGCCACAGACAATTCCCAACACGTTACAAGTACAGAAGAAAGCAATTTGTTCGCAATTCCCGCTACAATTGAAGTTCAGCAgccatcgacgacgacgacaacaaagcCAAGTTCGGATCCGCCGCCATTAGCTTTTTATCCGAAGGCATTCCTGCGACAGAATATTAAACGATCTGAACCGCCGCCATTGATTTTCTTCAAAGACATCAAGAACTCATAA
- the LOC134836870 gene encoding dynein axonemal assembly factor 10, giving the protein MDKPQVITLIEKSLNYSVFDVKWIPCSAKFVVLGSRPKGTGVIEVYELNDDQADLVKEIEQKASLRCGTFGATSIRDSHLATGDFGGKLSVLNLERSEAIYEVPDAHSDIINCIDGVAGQSIDCGAPEIVTGSRDGKVKVWDVRQKDVPVACMAAEDTTKVTRDCWAVAFGDSYNAVERIVAAGYDNGDLKLFDLRNMSVRWETNLRNGICGIEFDRKDIKMNKMVVCTLEGGLNVYDMKTQHPTKGFACVKEKNAGRSLGSHGVISGAKATVWTIRHLPQMRDIFMSGGGSGSIRIWNYEYPSKRVQTSSEGVSQGVAGTLSMINATTLSTQPINSFDWNTDFEGLAVCGAFDQTVRVLMTTKLNLYK; this is encoded by the exons ATGGATAAGCCTCAAGTCATCACGTTAATCGAAAAATCTCTCAATTACTCCGTCTTTGATGTCAAATGGATTCCGTGTTCAGCGAAATTTGTCGTTCTCGGCTCGCGACCCAAAGGAACAGGCGTTATTGAAGTTTACGAGCTCAATGACGATCAAGCGGATTTGGTTAAGGAAATTGAGCAAAAGGCTTCTTTGCGATGCGGCACCTTTGGAGCGACCAGTATACGTGATTCGCATTTAGCTACCGGCGATTTTGGGGGAAAACTTTCCGTTTT aaatctcGAACGTTCAGAGGCAATTTATGAAGTCCCCGATGCTCACAGTGACATTATCAACTGCATCGATGGCGTTGCAGGACAAAGTATTGATTGCGGAGCGCCCGAAATTGTCACGGGAAGTCGCGATGGCAAAGTTAAAGTTTGGGATGTGCGGCAAAAAGATGTTCCCGTGGCTTGTATGGCAGCTGAAGACACGACAAAAGTCACTCGCGATTGTTGGGCAGTTGCTTTCGGGGATTCTTATAATGCTGTCGAACGAATTGTTGCTGCGGGTTACGACAATGGAGACTTGAAGCTCTTTGATTTGCGGAATATGTCAGTGAGATGGGAGACAAATCTGAGAAATGGGATTTGCGGCATCGAATTTGATCGAAAAGAcatcaaaatgaacaaaatggtCGTTTGCACGCTCGAAGGCGGATTGAATGTGTATGACATGAAAACGCAACATCCGACAAAGGGGTTCGCTtgtgtcaaagaaaagaaTGCCGGCAGATCGTTAGGGAGTCATGGCGTGATTTCCGGAGCTAAAGCGACGGTTTGGACCATTCGTCATTTGCCGCAAATGCGAGATATTTTCATGTCGGGCGGCGGCAGCGGAAGTATTCGCATTTGGAATTACGAGTATCCGAGTAAAAGAGTTCAAACGTCGTCGGAGGGAGTTTCGCAGGGGGTTGCGGGAACGTTAAGCATGATAAATGCAACGACATTGTCAACGCAACCGATTAACAGTTTCGATTGGAATACGGATTTTGAAGGGTTGGCTGTTTGTGGCGCCTTTGATCAGACTGTGAGAGTGCTCATGACGACAAAACTCaatttgtacaaataa
- the LOC134836822 gene encoding synembryn isoform X1 yields MNKQDLEALESGDESKAKPVLDNFIEKHSQTFDLQFLTTSGQWTRIWNALFVYLKSPTSSIHMQCLATLRICSRDKTYINDCLQDEQLDSLLNVANIGAKNYKAVNSVQIEALKCLCNLVFQSTKCQEMCLRNASIEGIVNRLKTYKEQMTEYEIYYFDMKLLFLITALNENVRTKVRDDYHGLTYLVETLDVIMRSNDTKELFDKEVDLINEVLKVLFNLTVRNPTTVSTEEEEESSFNRLAIVMHELILCRTRSKEKLNELRTNIINLLTSIPTACYTELIQQIPDEASNVKHFEGYNTEAIDILIEYMREKFEGNREKLSQYEILSPVLTDLVKCVKCSAVMRRYIRSVILPPLREVSKRPEEGNELRNHLCKLLTNPATQLADLSAELLFVLCKENVGRMIKYTGYGNAAGLFANRGLLAGRSNPIADYSSDSEDSDTEEYKQIQDKINPVLGCYEPPHANPLDGMSDEQKEYEAMKLVQLMDKLNRSGVVKPCKIGPDGRPEPVDHILELQEEIPEQQRAHKQQTFQRESLKKK; encoded by the exons ATGAATAAACAAGATTTGGAAGCGCTCGAGAGCGGCGACGAGTCAAAAGCCAAGCCTGTTCTCGATAACTTCattgaaaag cattcACAAACTTTCGATTTGCAATTTCTCACGACATCCGGGCAATGGACTCGCATTTGGAACGCGCTTTTTGTCTACTTGAAGTCTCCCACGAGCAGCATTCACATGCAGTGTCTCGCAACGTTACGGATTTGCTCGCGCGATAAGACCTACATTAATGACTGCCTGCAAGATGAACAGCTGGATTCGTTGCTGAATGTAGCGAATATTGGGGCGAAAAATTACAAGGCCGTGAATAGTGTGCAGATTGAGGCGTTGAAGTGTTTGTGCAATTTGGTTTTCCAAAGTACAAAGTGTCAGGAAATGTGTTTGAGGAACGCGTCGATCGAGGGCATCGTCAATAGACTGAAAACTTACAA AGAACAAATGACGGAATACGAAATTTACTATTTCGACATGAAACTGCTCTTTCTCATCACGGCGCTCAATGAAAATGTTCGAACAAAGGTACGCGACGACTATCATGGCTTAACATATCTCGTGGAAACGCTCGATGTCATCATGCGAAGCAACGACACCAAAGAACTCTTCGACAAGGAAGTCGACCTGATCAACGAAGTCCTCAAAGTATTATTCAACTTGACAGTTCGCAACCCAACAACCGTCTCAACGGAGGAAGAAGAGGAATCTTCGTTCAATCGTTTGGCAATCGTCATGCACGAACTGATTTTGTGTCGCACGCGATCCAAGGAAAAATTGAACGAACTCCGTACAAATATCATCAACTTGCTCACGAGTATCCCGACCGCTTGTTACACGGAACTCATCCAACAAATTCCCGACGAAGCGAGTAACGTGAAGCATTTCGAGGGCTACAACACCGAAGCGATCGACATTTTGATCGAATATATGCGCGAAAAGTTCGAGGGAAATCGCGAAAAACTCTCGCAATACGAGATTTTGAGTCCCGTGCTGACGGATCTCGTCAAATGTGTCAAATGCAGTGCCGTGATGCGACGTTATATCCGGTCCGTGATCCTTCCGCCGCTCCGTGAAGTCAGCAAACGTCCCGAAGAAGGCAACGAACTGCGAAATCATTTATGCAAATTGCTCACAAATCCCGCGACACAACTTGCGGATCTCTCGGCGGAACTTTTGTTCGTGCTTTGCAAGGAAAATGTCGGTCGAATGATTAAATACACGGGATACGGAAACGCTGCGGGACTTTTCGCGAATCGAGGATTGTTGGCAGGTCGAAGTAACCCGATTGCCGATTATTCGTCAGATAGCGAAGACTCCGATACGGAAGAATACAAGCAAATTCAAGATAAAATCAATCCCGTTCTCGGATGTTATGAGCCGCCGCATGCGAATCCGCTTGATGGCATGAGCGACGAACAGAAGGAATATGAAGCGATGAAACTCGTGCAGCTGATGGACAAATTGAACAGAAGTGGCGTCGTTAAACCGTGCAAAATAGGTCCTGATGGACGTCCTGAACCAGTTGATCATATCCTCGAGCTGCAAGAAGAGATTCCGGAACAGCAAAGAGCTCACAAAC AGCAAACGTTCCAAAGAgaaagtcttaaaaaaaaatga
- the LOC134836822 gene encoding synembryn isoform X2, whose translation MNKQDLEALESGDESKAKPVLDNFIEKHSQTFDLQFLTTSGQWTRIWNALFVYLKSPTSSIHMQCLATLRICSRDKTYINDCLQDEQLDSLLNVANIGAKNYKAVNSVQIEALKCLCNLVFQSTKCQEMCLRNASIEGIVNRLKTYKEQMTEYEIYYFDMKLLFLITALNENVRTKVRDDYHGLTYLVETLDVIMRSNDTKELFDKEVDLINEVLKVLFNLTVRNPTTVSTEEEEESSFNRLAIVMHELILCRTRSKEKLNELRTNIINLLTSIPTACYTELIQQIPDEASNVKHFEGYNTEAIDILIEYMREKFEGNREKLSQYEILSPVLTDLVKCVKCSAVMRRYIRSVILPPLREVSKRPEEGNELRNHLCKLLTNPATQLADLSAELLFVLCKENVGRMIKYTGYGNAAGLFANRGLLAGRSNPIADYSSDSEDSDTEEYKQIQDKINPVLGCYEPPHANPLDGMSDEQKEYEAMKLVQLMDKLNRSGVVKPCKIGPDGRPEPVDHILELQEEIPEQQRAHKRKSANVPKRKS comes from the exons ATGAATAAACAAGATTTGGAAGCGCTCGAGAGCGGCGACGAGTCAAAAGCCAAGCCTGTTCTCGATAACTTCattgaaaag cattcACAAACTTTCGATTTGCAATTTCTCACGACATCCGGGCAATGGACTCGCATTTGGAACGCGCTTTTTGTCTACTTGAAGTCTCCCACGAGCAGCATTCACATGCAGTGTCTCGCAACGTTACGGATTTGCTCGCGCGATAAGACCTACATTAATGACTGCCTGCAAGATGAACAGCTGGATTCGTTGCTGAATGTAGCGAATATTGGGGCGAAAAATTACAAGGCCGTGAATAGTGTGCAGATTGAGGCGTTGAAGTGTTTGTGCAATTTGGTTTTCCAAAGTACAAAGTGTCAGGAAATGTGTTTGAGGAACGCGTCGATCGAGGGCATCGTCAATAGACTGAAAACTTACAA AGAACAAATGACGGAATACGAAATTTACTATTTCGACATGAAACTGCTCTTTCTCATCACGGCGCTCAATGAAAATGTTCGAACAAAGGTACGCGACGACTATCATGGCTTAACATATCTCGTGGAAACGCTCGATGTCATCATGCGAAGCAACGACACCAAAGAACTCTTCGACAAGGAAGTCGACCTGATCAACGAAGTCCTCAAAGTATTATTCAACTTGACAGTTCGCAACCCAACAACCGTCTCAACGGAGGAAGAAGAGGAATCTTCGTTCAATCGTTTGGCAATCGTCATGCACGAACTGATTTTGTGTCGCACGCGATCCAAGGAAAAATTGAACGAACTCCGTACAAATATCATCAACTTGCTCACGAGTATCCCGACCGCTTGTTACACGGAACTCATCCAACAAATTCCCGACGAAGCGAGTAACGTGAAGCATTTCGAGGGCTACAACACCGAAGCGATCGACATTTTGATCGAATATATGCGCGAAAAGTTCGAGGGAAATCGCGAAAAACTCTCGCAATACGAGATTTTGAGTCCCGTGCTGACGGATCTCGTCAAATGTGTCAAATGCAGTGCCGTGATGCGACGTTATATCCGGTCCGTGATCCTTCCGCCGCTCCGTGAAGTCAGCAAACGTCCCGAAGAAGGCAACGAACTGCGAAATCATTTATGCAAATTGCTCACAAATCCCGCGACACAACTTGCGGATCTCTCGGCGGAACTTTTGTTCGTGCTTTGCAAGGAAAATGTCGGTCGAATGATTAAATACACGGGATACGGAAACGCTGCGGGACTTTTCGCGAATCGAGGATTGTTGGCAGGTCGAAGTAACCCGATTGCCGATTATTCGTCAGATAGCGAAGACTCCGATACGGAAGAATACAAGCAAATTCAAGATAAAATCAATCCCGTTCTCGGATGTTATGAGCCGCCGCATGCGAATCCGCTTGATGGCATGAGCGACGAACAGAAGGAATATGAAGCGATGAAACTCGTGCAGCTGATGGACAAATTGAACAGAAGTGGCGTCGTTAAACCGTGCAAAATAGGTCCTGATGGACGTCCTGAACCAGTTGATCATATCCTCGAGCTGCAAGAAGAGATTCCGGAACAGCAAAGAGCTCACAAACGTAAATC AGCAAACGTTCCAAAGAgaaagtcttaa